Within Amedibacterium intestinale, the genomic segment AGCAAATCATGATAACGCATCATAAATGTGCATACACCAGACATGACAATTTGAATAGCCTCATAAAAATCTTTAGCTTCATCATTGCAGGTTTTTAAATATTGCTGTGCCTCTTCCATGATTCCTTTAGGACCAAGTCTAAGCCATTTATTTACATCTGGACAAATATGTCCCTGGGCATGATCTTTCTGATTAATTTTTACTACTTCCGCAATAGCTTTTATCTCATCGCCATAACGTTGTTTTAAAACATCCTCCATGCATTTCCCTTTCCAATATGGATAAATAACTTCTCTAAACGTCTGTATATCTTCTGGACGAACTAGAAAACGATCTTGAGGACGAGTTGGAAGTGTTTCTATTTCTTCCTCAATCCACGAACTTCCTGCTTCCGGAAATACAACCCCATAGCGTACCCCCTTGGTACGATTACCTACGATCATTTCTTCCGGTTCAATGCCAATCTCCAATTGTGTAAGTGCATTGTATAAAGATAAAGCACGTTTCAAAATAACCGGCTTATCTTCATTTTCTTTATATGTCTTTGTAATGATCATCGCTTGTTCAATCGATGCATAACGCGGCTGTGCCAGCATTTTCTCTTTTAATGTTTTAATACGTTGTGTCTGTTGCAGTTTCATAGGTGCTCTCCTTTCTTTGTTAAATTTATTATAGTACATCTCTTTATTGGTTTCAATTGTATTTTATTATTTTTTATTGATATTTATTGTTTTTTATCGTTTCTATTTTTATATGAAAGTAACTTTATAAAAAAGTAAGAATATGAAAGAGAATTGGAAAATAAAGAAAATTTCATGTTAAAATAATGTCATAATATACATTATATAAGGGGATGATTTGATGGAACAAAGAGGAAAAAGCGGTTTAATGACAGAAGGTACCATTTGGAAACAACTTCTTCTATTTTCTGTACCTTTATTGTTAGGAAATCTTTTCCAGCAAATGTATAATGCTGTCGATTCTATCGTTGTAGGTAATTATATAGGGCCGCAAGCTTTGGCAGCTGTAGGTTCCAGTGCCCCAGTCATCAATTTGCTTGTCAGTATTTTTATGGGAATATCGGTTGGGGCCGGTGTTATTATTTCACGATATTTTGGCGCAAGAAACATAGAAAATTTACAAGACAGCATTCACACATCTTTAGCTTTCAGTATTGCTGCAGGGATCATTATGACTATAGTAGGCGTTCTTCTTTCTCCTTTGATCCTTCAATGGATTGGAACGCCACAAGATGTTATGGGAAATTCTGTATTATATCTTCGTATTTATTTTTGTGGAATCTTATCTGTTCTTGTCTATAATATGGGAAGTGGAATTTTACGTGCTGTAGGAGATTCCAAAAACCCTTTATATTTTTTAATTGTATCTAGTATAACAAATATTATTCTAGATTTATTGTTTGTTGTCGTATTAAAAATGGGGATTGCCGGAGTTGGGTGGGCAACCCTGATATCACAAACCATCAGTGCTATTTTAACTCTTATCTTATTAATAAAAACAAAGCAGGAATATAAAGTAACACTTAAAAAGATACGTTTCCATAAAGAACGCTTAATAGAAATTATTCGTTTAGGTTTACCTAGCGGTATTCAAAATGGTGTTGTTTCTTTTTCAAATGTCATTGTACAAAGCAATATTAATGCTTTTGGTTCTGTTGCAATGGCAGGATGTGGAGCATATACAAAAATTGATGGTTTTGCGATTCTGCCTGTCATGAGCTTCTCCATGGCACTTACTACATTTACAGGACAAAATATGGGAGCTAACAAACTAGAACGTGTTCATCAAGGTGCGAAAACGGGTATTTTCATGAGTGTAGCTACAACCGTAGTTATATCTATTCTATTGGAATTGTTTGGCCCTCAAGTTCTTTCTATCTTTACAGATAACCAGCAGGTTATTCATTATGGTTTGTATATGCTTCATATACTTGCTCCTTGTTATATTTTCCTTGCGATATCCCATGCATTTAGCGGTATTATTCGAGGGGCTGGTATTACTACCATTCCTATGATTGTTATGATTAGCTGCTGGTGTGTTCTTAGAATGGCATGGATTCTAACAAGTGTACCTATCTTTCATGATATTGGAGTTGTCTTCATGGGCTGGCCAATTACATGGTTTGCCAGTGCCTTATGGTTATTCTTATATTATAAAAAAGGTAACTGGATGAAACAAAATTAAATAGAATTATGCTCATAGTTTATAAAAATTAAAAAGGCTATAAATTAATAGAAGATCTTAATTAAACAGATCTATCTATTGGAGTTATAGCCTCTTTATTTTAACTGTAATCAAATACACTAGCAGTATTCTCTTACACCTAATATTCTATATTTTTGAGTGTAAAAACGTAAGATTTTACAGAGTGGCTGTTGTAAATCTTACGCTTCTTTGTTTACTTTCCTTGTAAATCCTCTATGGTCGTTACTTTCTGATTTTCATAACTTCCTTCTACAACTTCTACTTTTTCTTTTCCACATAACTCCATGATTTGGGCATCATCTGTTGCCTCAATCCCTTTTTCAAATGCAACCTCAAACGCTTCTTTTATACATTCTGTTCGAAAAGCCTGTGGAGTCTGTGCCTGCCAAAGTGTACTTCTTTGTGGGGTATGTTTCACAATTCCATTTTCCACAACCTTGATTGTATCCTTTACCGGTACCATCAACAAACACGCATTGCACGTCTCTAATTTTTCCACAATTCGATCAATACAATCGATGCTAAGCCATGGTCTTGCCCCATCATGAATCAAGACATGTGAGCAGTTTACTTTCTGCAGCCCATTCCATACGGATTCCTGACGAGTTGTTCCACCTTCTACTATACATATATTTTTTTCATCACACACTTCATGAAATGTTTCCATATCCTGTGCACTTGCGACTACCACAATTTGATGACACCTTGCATCCTGTTGAAACACCTGTAACGTTTCCTCTAAAATGGTATTTCCATTCTGCAGTTTATATAACATTTTATTATAACCTAATCCAACACGACTTCCACTTCCTGCCGCTACAACTAATGCTGTATACTCCATATATTCACCCCTAACACTACTTGCATTATACCAGTAAATTATCGTATCGTCTATGCAAAGTAAGAGGGTATTGCTATAATAGGAAGTAGTAAATGGAGGTATTTATATGTATCAAAAAAGAAGACAGCGCTTTATGGAAAAACTTCCAGACAACAGTATTGCTTTATTTTTCAGTGGAAAAGCACCCTATAAAGTAGGTGATGAAAAATATCCTTTTTCTGTTGATCGAAGTTATTACTGGATGACAGGTTTAGATAAAGAAAATATGATATTACTTGTAGGAAATATACAGGGAATGACTTATGAATATTTGTTTATAGAACCTTATGATGAAGAACTTGCAAAATGGGTCGGAGGAAGAATACTGCCAGAAGATGCATCGTATATTTCTGAAATCGAAGAAATATACGAAGTAGGAGATTTGTGGGATACACTTTCTTCCATCTTTTCACGTATGTTTAACAATATGGAAAAAATCGATGTATATGCAGACTTCACAAAACAGGAAGCTTTTCAAGAGGACAGTGAAGCCATTCGTTTTTCAAAAGAACTTTTACAACGTTATCCACATATCAATTTGTTAAATGTTGCGCCAATAATGGCAGAACTTCGTATGATAAAAGATGAAGACGAAATCAAGAAACTAACTAAAGCAATTTCAATCACTAAAGAAGCGATTGAAAATATGATGAAACATGCTCATGGCGGCATTTATGAAAACGAACTGGAAGCTTACTTTGATTTTGTTTTAAAGATGAACCAGTGTGAACACTCTTTCTCTTCTATTATTGCTGGTGGAAAAAATGCGACCATTCTGCATTACGACGACAACAACCAGAAAGTAAAAGATCGCTCTTTGGTGCTATGTGATTTAGGCGCCAGCTATCAATACTTGAATGCAGATATCACAAGAACCTTCCCAGTCAATGGAAAATTCACAAAACGCCAGCG encodes:
- a CDS encoding aminopeptidase P family protein; its protein translation is MYQKRRQRFMEKLPDNSIALFFSGKAPYKVGDEKYPFSVDRSYYWMTGLDKENMILLVGNIQGMTYEYLFIEPYDEELAKWVGGRILPEDASYISEIEEIYEVGDLWDTLSSIFSRMFNNMEKIDVYADFTKQEAFQEDSEAIRFSKELLQRYPHINLLNVAPIMAELRMIKDEDEIKKLTKAISITKEAIENMMKHAHGGIYENELEAYFDFVLKMNQCEHSFSSIIAGGKNATILHYDDNNQKVKDRSLVLCDLGASYQYLNADITRTFPVNGKFTKRQRQIYEIVLKGNKKIIEMVKPGLTLKDLNNALLTFYQKELSAIGLLKHGKQISDYYWHGVSHMLGLETHDVSIAGYKLKPGNVFTIEPGLYLEDENIGIRIEDNVLVTEDGCINLSKDIIKEPDEIEAFMSQFQYK
- the ispD gene encoding 2-C-methyl-D-erythritol 4-phosphate cytidylyltransferase, coding for MEYTALVVAAGSGSRVGLGYNKMLYKLQNGNTILEETLQVFQQDARCHQIVVVASAQDMETFHEVCDEKNICIVEGGTTRQESVWNGLQKVNCSHVLIHDGARPWLSIDCIDRIVEKLETCNACLLMVPVKDTIKVVENGIVKHTPQRSTLWQAQTPQAFRTECIKEAFEVAFEKGIEATDDAQIMELCGKEKVEVVEGSYENQKVTTIEDLQGK
- a CDS encoding MATE family efflux transporter, with the protein product MEQRGKSGLMTEGTIWKQLLLFSVPLLLGNLFQQMYNAVDSIVVGNYIGPQALAAVGSSAPVINLLVSIFMGISVGAGVIISRYFGARNIENLQDSIHTSLAFSIAAGIIMTIVGVLLSPLILQWIGTPQDVMGNSVLYLRIYFCGILSVLVYNMGSGILRAVGDSKNPLYFLIVSSITNIILDLLFVVVLKMGIAGVGWATLISQTISAILTLILLIKTKQEYKVTLKKIRFHKERLIEIIRLGLPSGIQNGVVSFSNVIVQSNINAFGSVAMAGCGAYTKIDGFAILPVMSFSMALTTFTGQNMGANKLERVHQGAKTGIFMSVATTVVISILLELFGPQVLSIFTDNQQVIHYGLYMLHILAPCYIFLAISHAFSGIIRGAGITTIPMIVMISCWCVLRMAWILTSVPIFHDIGVVFMGWPITWFASALWLFLYYKKGNWMKQN